Proteins encoded in a region of the bacterium genome:
- the pstB gene encoding phosphate ABC transporter ATP-binding protein PstB, whose translation MEQKIEIKNLDLFYGSFQALKAVSMPVYDRQITALIGPSGCGKSTLLRSLNRMNDLISEVRIKGQALLDGVNIYGRNTDVEGLRKRVGMVFQRPNPFPLSIYDNVVYGLRVAGISDKDQLDKTAEKSLKAAWLWDQLKDKLHQPAISLPLDQQQRLCLARLLAVEPEVILMDEPCSSLDPIATAKVEELMLELKKDYTIVIVTHNMQQAARVSDFSGYMLLGQMIEFGETKTLFTNPAQKLTEDYITGRFG comes from the coding sequence ATGGAACAAAAAATTGAAATAAAGAACCTGGACCTTTTCTACGGCAGTTTCCAGGCGCTGAAGGCAGTTTCCATGCCGGTCTATGACCGGCAGATCACCGCTTTGATCGGCCCTTCCGGCTGCGGGAAATCCACCCTGCTCCGGTCGCTGAACCGGATGAACGACCTGATCTCCGAGGTCAGGATCAAGGGCCAGGCGCTGCTGGACGGGGTCAACATCTACGGCAGGAACACCGACGTGGAAGGCCTCCGGAAGAGGGTGGGAATGGTCTTTCAGCGGCCCAACCCCTTTCCGCTGTCGATCTACGATAATGTGGTCTACGGTTTAAGGGTGGCCGGGATCAGCGACAAGGACCAGCTGGACAAGACGGCAGAAAAAAGTCTTAAGGCCGCATGGCTGTGGGACCAGCTCAAGGACAAACTTCATCAGCCGGCCATCTCCCTTCCCCTGGACCAGCAGCAGCGGCTGTGCCTGGCCCGGCTGCTGGCGGTGGAGCCGGAGGTGATCCTGATGGACGAGCCATGCTCCTCCTTGGATCCCATCGCCACCGCCAAGGTGGAAGAGCTGATGCTGGAACTGAAGAAGGATTACACCATCGTCATCGTCACCCACAACATGCAGCAGGCGGCCCGGGTCTCGGATTTTTCGGGCTACATGCTGCTGGGGCAGATGATAGAGTTCGGGGAAACCAAGACGCTGTTCACCAATCCAGCGCAGAAGCTGACCGAGGACTACATCACTGGAAGGTTTGGATAA
- the phoU gene encoding phosphate signaling complex protein PhoU, which produces MEQRHFDRELLELKEKLLLMAAKVEQLIKQSIESLMKKDAVLAKSLFALDKEVDKLEIEIEEDAIALIARHQPAAGDLRFLIGAIKINNDLERISDHGVNIAQSAIRLAAQPELKPLIDIPRMAELSIGMLKDSLDSFVNNDPDKARAVCKSDDQVDDLKDQIFRELLTYMMEKQDSIGRAMDLILVSRNLERVADLSTNISEEEIYISEAKIVKHNVQKGK; this is translated from the coding sequence ATGGAACAAAGACATTTTGACAGGGAGCTATTGGAGTTGAAAGAAAAACTGCTGTTGATGGCGGCCAAGGTGGAGCAGCTGATCAAGCAGTCCATAGAGTCCCTGATGAAGAAGGATGCGGTGCTGGCCAAGTCGCTTTTTGCCCTGGACAAGGAAGTGGACAAGCTGGAGATCGAGATAGAAGAGGACGCCATCGCCTTGATCGCCCGGCACCAGCCGGCGGCCGGGGACCTGAGGTTCCTGATCGGGGCCATCAAGATCAACAACGACCTGGAGCGGATCAGCGACCACGGGGTGAACATCGCCCAGAGCGCCATCAGGCTGGCCGCCCAGCCGGAGCTGAAGCCCCTGATCGACATCCCGCGGATGGCAGAGCTTTCCATCGGCATGCTCAAAGACAGCCTGGACAGCTTCGTCAACAATGACCCGGACAAGGCCCGGGCGGTGTGCAAGAGCGACGACCAAGTGGACGACCTGAAGGACCAGATATTCAGGGAACTGCTGACCTATATGATGGAGAAGCAGGACTCCATCGGCCGGGCCATGGACCTGATCCTGGTCAGCCGGAACCTGGAAAGGGTGGCCGACCTTTCCACCAACATCAGCGAGGAGGAGATCTACATTTCCGAGGCCAAGATCGTAAAGCACAATGTACAGAAGGGGAAATGA
- a CDS encoding nucleotidyl transferase AbiEii/AbiGii toxin family protein, which produces MSRRVATDIGASVRDRLKQKFPGFGYDFQVLLTHYALERLLYRLGRSKYRNQFLLKGALLFKVWYDQPVRSSMDADLLGEGPADIPKVEKIFCDLCRVSVEPDGLEFLPDTVHGEEIRENAEYQGIRLTLSAVLAGARIHLQIDIGYGDAVSPQAKTINYPVLLDLPAPSVKAYTQYTVIAEKFQTLVDKGLANSRMKDYYDLWYISRHSKIDGATLAKAVTATFKRRKTELPRSLPEGLDKGFSSDPAKQRQWTSFLKKNKPSETRELASVAMELISFLMPVVRTLIEKKQFHKVWRPGLGWRTALDDKSIKL; this is translated from the coding sequence TTGAGCAGGCGGGTCGCTACAGATATCGGGGCTTCGGTGCGTGACCGCCTGAAACAGAAATTCCCGGGGTTCGGATATGACTTTCAGGTACTGCTCACCCATTATGCCCTGGAGCGCCTGCTTTACCGCCTGGGCCGCTCTAAATATCGAAACCAATTCCTGCTTAAGGGAGCCCTGCTCTTCAAGGTCTGGTATGATCAACCGGTCCGCTCGTCAATGGACGCCGATCTGCTGGGAGAAGGGCCTGCCGATATCCCAAAGGTGGAGAAGATATTCTGCGACCTGTGCCGGGTATCCGTCGAGCCGGACGGGCTGGAATTTCTGCCGGACACCGTCCATGGAGAGGAGATACGCGAGAATGCGGAATATCAGGGTATAAGATTGACATTGAGCGCGGTGCTGGCCGGCGCCCGGATACACCTTCAGATCGATATCGGCTACGGTGATGCGGTGTCCCCGCAGGCCAAGACCATAAATTATCCGGTGCTGCTGGACCTCCCGGCCCCCAGCGTCAAAGCCTATACCCAATATACGGTCATTGCAGAAAAGTTCCAGACCCTCGTAGATAAGGGCCTGGCCAACAGCCGGATGAAGGATTACTACGATCTTTGGTACATATCCCGGCACAGCAAGATCGACGGCGCCACCCTGGCCAAAGCGGTAACCGCCACCTTCAAGAGAAGAAAAACAGAACTGCCAAGATCCCTGCCGGAGGGACTGGATAAAGGATTTTCATCCGATCCCGCCAAACAAAGACAATGGACTTCCTTTCTGAAAAAGAATAAGCCAAGTGAAACCCGGGAACTGGCCTCCGTTGCCATGGAGTTGATCAGTTTTCTGATGCCGGTGGTGAGAACGCTCATCGAGAAGAAACAATTTCATAAGGTTTGGCGGCCCGGGCTGGGCTGGCGGACAGCACTAGATGACAAATCAATAAAGTTATAA